A region of Streptomyces sp. R44 DNA encodes the following proteins:
- a CDS encoding helix-turn-helix transcriptional regulator, translating to MTIDRRELADFLRRSRERVRPQDAGLPAGPRRRTPGLRREEVAQLAGMSADYYIRLEQARGPQPSPQMLAALARALRLDTDERDHLHLLAGHRPPAGATTGDHVAPGLLHLLDQLDTTPAQVLSDLGDVLAQNAMAQSLLGGVCTVSEHGRNVVWRWFADPAARTAYPAEEHAYYSRLHVADLRAAVGRRSGDPAATRLVERLRGASEEFTELWERHEVAVRRHSRMRVAHPLIGAVDLDCQVLLAPEGEQRLVLFTPPPGTDAGERLALLRVVGTEQFTPSS from the coding sequence ATGACGATCGACCGCCGTGAACTCGCCGACTTCCTGCGCCGTTCCCGCGAGCGGGTCCGCCCGCAGGACGCGGGCCTCCCGGCCGGGCCCCGCCGCCGCACCCCCGGACTGCGCCGCGAGGAGGTCGCCCAGCTCGCGGGCATGTCGGCCGACTACTACATCCGCCTGGAGCAGGCCCGCGGCCCGCAGCCCTCGCCGCAGATGCTCGCCGCGCTGGCCCGCGCGCTGCGCCTCGACACCGACGAGCGCGACCACCTCCACCTCCTCGCCGGCCACCGCCCGCCGGCCGGCGCCACGACCGGCGACCATGTCGCACCGGGCCTGCTGCACCTGCTAGACCAGCTGGACACGACCCCCGCGCAGGTCCTGAGCGACCTCGGGGACGTCCTCGCGCAGAACGCGATGGCCCAGTCCCTGCTGGGCGGGGTGTGCACGGTGTCGGAGCACGGACGGAACGTGGTCTGGCGCTGGTTCGCCGACCCGGCGGCCCGTACGGCGTACCCGGCCGAGGAGCACGCGTACTACAGCCGCCTCCACGTCGCCGACCTGCGCGCGGCCGTCGGCCGGCGCTCCGGCGACCCGGCCGCCACCCGGCTCGTGGAGCGGCTGCGCGGGGCGAGCGAGGAGTTCACGGAGCTGTGGGAACGGCACGAGGTGGCGGTCCGCCGGCACAGCCGGATGCGGGTCGCGCATCCGTTGATCGGCGCGGTCGACCTGGACTGCCAGGTGCTGCTCGCCCCGGAGGGCGAACAGCGCCTCGTCCTCTTCACCCCGCCGCCGGGCACGGACGCGGGGGAGCGCCTGGCACTGCTCCGGGTGGTGGGCACGGAACAGTTCACGCCCAGCTCCTAG
- a CDS encoding aldo/keto reductase — protein MRYRVLGGTGIDVSTYCLGTMMFGAVGNPDHQESVRIIHAALDQGINFVDTADMYSAGESEEIVGKALRDPRRREATVLATKVYFPMGGEGPNKGGSSRRWITLAVENSLKRLGTEWIDLYQVHRPDPRTDVEETLDVLGDLVGQGKIRAFGCSTFPAEEIVEAHAVAERRGLRRFRSEQPPYSLLARGVEASVLPTAQKYGMGVLTWSPLASGFLTGKYRKGRPIDLTSGRPALTPHRFDPSLPVNAAKLDAVEALVEVAESIGCSLPELAIAFAAAHPAVTSVILGPRTMEQLEGLLKGSTVVLTDETLDRIDAIVPPGTNLYQPDGAWRPPYLTDPTLRRRPLGERAAG, from the coding sequence ATGCGCTATCGGGTACTCGGCGGGACCGGGATCGACGTCAGCACCTACTGCCTCGGCACCATGATGTTCGGGGCGGTCGGCAATCCGGACCACCAGGAGTCCGTACGGATCATCCATGCAGCCCTCGACCAGGGCATCAACTTCGTCGACACGGCCGACATGTACTCGGCCGGCGAGTCCGAGGAGATCGTCGGCAAGGCGCTGCGCGACCCCCGGCGCCGTGAGGCGACCGTCCTCGCCACCAAGGTGTACTTCCCGATGGGCGGCGAGGGACCCAACAAGGGCGGTTCCTCCCGGCGTTGGATCACGCTCGCCGTCGAGAACAGCCTCAAGCGGCTCGGGACGGAGTGGATCGACCTCTATCAGGTCCATCGGCCCGATCCCCGGACCGATGTCGAGGAGACCCTCGATGTTCTCGGTGATCTCGTCGGCCAGGGGAAGATCCGGGCCTTCGGCTGCTCCACCTTCCCCGCCGAGGAGATCGTCGAGGCCCACGCCGTCGCCGAGCGGCGCGGGCTGCGCCGGTTCCGGTCCGAGCAGCCGCCCTACTCGCTGCTCGCGCGGGGCGTCGAGGCCTCCGTGCTGCCCACCGCCCAGAAGTACGGGATGGGCGTACTGACCTGGAGCCCGCTCGCCTCCGGCTTCCTCACCGGCAAGTACCGCAAGGGCCGGCCGATCGACCTCACCAGCGGGCGGCCCGCGCTCACCCCGCACCGCTTCGACCCCTCCCTGCCCGTGAACGCCGCCAAGCTCGACGCCGTCGAGGCCCTCGTCGAGGTCGCCGAGTCCATCGGATGCTCCCTGCCCGAGCTGGCGATCGCCTTCGCCGCCGCGCACCCGGCCGTGACGTCCGTGATCCTCGGCCCCCGGACGATGGAGCAGCTGGAAGGGCTGCTCAAGGGCTCGACGGTCGTCCTCACCGACGAGACCCTCGACCGGATCGACGCGATCGTGCCGCCCGGGACCAACCTCTACCAGCCGGACGGCGCCTGGCGGCCGCCCTACCTGACCGATCCGACCCTGCGGCGGCGGCCGTTGGGCGAGCGGGCCGCCGGGTGA
- a CDS encoding alpha/beta fold hydrolase, with product MSSSSPSWTERVLVRDDVRLTCRDWGGSGPDALLLHGLAGHSGEWDALARLLQDAGHRVVALDQRGHGRSERLPADVSRAAYVADAVAVVEELGLVRPLLIGQSLGGHTALLTAAAHPGLPRALVLVEAGPGEPEPGLPEQIGGWLRAWPVPFPSREAAVAYLGNGRRAVGEGWADGLEERDGGLWPRFDPDVMERSLDENARREFWAEWAAVACPGLVVLGEGGIIGGEQYAEMVRVRPGLHGVGLPGAGHDVHLERPELLGGLILDFLRQQGL from the coding sequence ATGAGCTCTTCTTCCCCTTCCTGGACCGAGCGTGTTCTCGTACGTGACGATGTACGGCTGACCTGCCGCGACTGGGGCGGCTCCGGGCCCGACGCCCTCCTCCTCCACGGACTCGCCGGGCACTCCGGCGAGTGGGACGCCCTCGCCCGGCTGCTCCAAGACGCCGGGCACCGGGTCGTCGCCCTCGACCAGCGCGGGCACGGCCGCAGCGAGCGGCTCCCGGCGGACGTCTCCCGGGCCGCGTACGTCGCCGATGCCGTCGCCGTCGTCGAGGAACTCGGCCTCGTACGGCCCCTGTTGATCGGGCAGTCGCTCGGCGGGCACACCGCGCTCCTCACCGCCGCCGCCCACCCCGGCCTGCCGCGCGCGCTCGTCCTCGTCGAGGCCGGGCCCGGCGAGCCCGAGCCCGGCCTGCCCGAGCAGATCGGCGGCTGGCTACGGGCCTGGCCGGTGCCGTTCCCCTCGCGGGAGGCGGCCGTCGCCTACCTGGGGAACGGCCGGCGGGCCGTCGGAGAAGGCTGGGCCGACGGGCTCGAAGAGCGCGACGGCGGGCTCTGGCCGCGCTTCGACCCCGACGTCATGGAGCGGTCCCTCGACGAGAACGCCCGGCGGGAATTCTGGGCGGAGTGGGCCGCCGTCGCCTGTCCCGGACTCGTCGTGCTCGGCGAGGGCGGGATCATCGGCGGTGAGCAGTACGCGGAGATGGTCCGGGTGCGGCCCGGACTGCACGGCGTCGGCCTTCCCGGTGCCGGGCACGACGTGCATCTGGAGCGGCCCGAGCTGCTGGGCGGGCTGATTCTCGATTTCCTGCGGCAGCAAGGGCTTTGA
- a CDS encoding DUF5937 family protein produces MEAGLSFSAADLAQTRFAVSPMWEVVTSYRIVVHHRDSAPHRRWAAQVRPRLVRAGLDRGWLAALVPARGYLADFLNPTPAGPFPSLDAELDAIRRSLAEDVIDDLDTLEGKGADAARLRALREDPAAVLPKVADEIETYWELALAPYWARIQKVLEADVFHRARQVAEHGSARVLSELHETVRWDDGTLRLVRRHCAITRDQAGSGLLLIPSVFAYPQVLTRSVHPDPPQLAYPARGFGSVWEPRTTAATDAVAAVLGRSRTLLLTELDTPASTTQLATHCGMSAAGVSQHLIALRNAGLVTAHRSGRSVLYARTAVADQLLHPPGIMTG; encoded by the coding sequence ATGGAAGCCGGGCTCAGTTTCTCCGCCGCCGACCTCGCCCAGACCCGTTTCGCCGTCTCCCCCATGTGGGAGGTCGTCACCAGCTACCGCATCGTCGTCCACCATCGCGACTCCGCCCCCCACCGCCGCTGGGCCGCCCAGGTCCGGCCCCGGCTCGTCCGCGCAGGCCTCGATCGCGGCTGGCTGGCCGCCCTCGTCCCCGCCCGCGGCTACCTCGCCGACTTCCTCAACCCCACCCCCGCCGGGCCCTTCCCCAGCCTCGACGCCGAGCTCGACGCCATCCGCCGCTCCCTCGCCGAGGACGTGATCGACGACCTCGACACCCTGGAGGGGAAGGGTGCCGACGCGGCCCGGCTCCGGGCGCTGCGGGAGGATCCCGCGGCCGTCCTTCCCAAGGTCGCCGACGAGATCGAGACGTACTGGGAGCTCGCCCTCGCCCCCTACTGGGCCCGCATCCAGAAGGTCCTGGAGGCCGATGTCTTCCACCGGGCCCGGCAGGTCGCCGAGCACGGTTCGGCGCGGGTCCTGAGCGAGCTCCACGAGACCGTACGGTGGGACGACGGCACGCTGCGGCTCGTACGACGGCACTGCGCGATCACCCGCGACCAGGCCGGGTCGGGGCTGCTGCTGATCCCCTCCGTCTTCGCGTACCCCCAGGTCCTCACCCGTTCCGTACATCCCGATCCGCCTCAACTCGCCTATCCGGCACGGGGTTTCGGCAGCGTCTGGGAACCCCGTACCACCGCCGCCACCGATGCCGTCGCCGCCGTCCTCGGCCGCTCCCGCACCCTGCTCCTCACCGAGCTCGACACCCCCGCCTCCACCACCCAGCTCGCCACCCACTGCGGCATGTCCGCCGCCGGCGTCTCCCAGCACCTCATCGCCCTCCGCAACGCCGGACTCGTCACCGCCCACCGCAGCGGCCGCTCCGTCCTCTACGCCCGCACCGCCGTCGCCGACCAACTCCTCCACCCACCGGGGATCATGACCGGATGA
- a CDS encoding MFS transporter: MPPSTRTSTSATSLSAFRGLPPVVWTIFAGTIVNRLGYLVTPFLVFFLASRGVTGGESTYVLGALGAGNLIGPAVGGILADRIGRRPTMLMGLIGASAAQGALFLAPGVWTMAAASLLISAAGSLVPPAAYALLADAVDNERRRRAYALFGWGVNIGTAVAGVLGGYLAAQGYWLLFAVDAGSMLLYALVVAVRIEEPKQETPQKQAKDGIGYGVVIRDRLAMLLLPLFGVQLFVYSLTEVALPLAVRDSGLSPAVYGAMAAVNAIMVVALQPFATAWLSRLPQLAVQSAGSALIALGVALTGLAHSVMGYALSVVIWSLGEVVVAGIAASLFANLAPAHARGRYQGAFSWTWGMARFGALTLGVTVYTTLSPATLWWTALVAGTATAATTLTLKTRMERRATHTLAA, translated from the coding sequence ATGCCTCCTTCCACACGCACCTCCACGTCGGCGACGTCCCTCTCTGCCTTCCGGGGTCTCCCGCCCGTGGTCTGGACGATCTTCGCGGGAACGATCGTCAACCGTCTCGGCTACCTGGTCACGCCGTTCCTGGTGTTCTTCCTGGCCTCGCGGGGAGTGACGGGCGGGGAATCCACGTACGTACTCGGCGCGCTCGGCGCGGGCAACCTGATCGGCCCGGCCGTGGGCGGCATCCTCGCCGACCGCATCGGCCGCCGTCCCACGATGCTGATGGGCCTGATCGGCGCGTCGGCGGCGCAGGGAGCCCTCTTCCTGGCGCCGGGGGTGTGGACGATGGCGGCGGCGTCGCTGCTGATCAGCGCGGCGGGCAGCCTGGTGCCCCCGGCGGCGTACGCGCTGCTGGCGGACGCCGTCGACAACGAACGGCGCCGCCGCGCGTACGCCCTCTTCGGCTGGGGCGTGAACATCGGCACCGCGGTGGCGGGAGTCCTGGGCGGCTATCTGGCGGCGCAGGGGTACTGGCTCCTGTTCGCGGTCGACGCGGGCTCGATGCTGCTGTACGCGCTGGTGGTGGCGGTACGCATCGAGGAACCGAAGCAGGAGACGCCGCAGAAGCAGGCGAAGGACGGCATCGGCTACGGCGTGGTGATCCGGGACCGCCTGGCGATGCTCCTGCTCCCCCTCTTCGGCGTGCAGCTCTTCGTCTACTCCCTCACAGAGGTGGCGCTCCCGCTCGCGGTCCGCGACAGCGGCCTGTCGCCGGCGGTGTACGGGGCGATGGCGGCGGTCAACGCGATCATGGTCGTCGCACTCCAGCCCTTCGCGACGGCCTGGCTGTCCCGACTGCCGCAGCTGGCGGTGCAGAGCGCGGGCAGCGCGCTGATCGCACTGGGAGTGGCGCTGACGGGCCTGGCGCACAGCGTCATGGGCTACGCGTTGTCGGTGGTGATCTGGTCGCTGGGCGAGGTGGTGGTCGCGGGCATAGCGGCGAGCCTCTTCGCGAACCTGGCCCCGGCCCACGCCCGGGGCCGCTACCAGGGCGCGTTCAGCTGGACGTGGGGAATGGCCCGCTTCGGGGCGCTGACGCTGGGGGTGACGGTGTACACGACGCTGAGCCCGGCGACCCTGTGGTGGACGGCGCTGGTGGCGGGCACGGCGACAGCGGCGACGACACTGACCCTGAAGACCCGCATGGAGCGCCGCGCCACCCACACCCTGGCGGCCTGA
- a CDS encoding FtsX-like permease family protein translates to MNAFILGMRLLWRSGRRAQVRFLLMALGSALGVACLAAALTIPTIIAASDARVTLRSVQSAKNNNAVYQEFLDPYGSQPLRRIFIARTGPGPLPVPPGIKGLPRAGEAIVSPKLGEILAANPRAAGLVPGRVTGTIAPAGLAGPDELYAYIGTSPNGLTQAAPLGHFGTKYMQHELIEPSTLDILRFTIGCIVLLPLVIFLSVCARLSGESRARRLAALRLIGLSMKDTLRVNAGESVVAAFVGAAVGLIGYLGVNEVMARVGLPGLHWYPADGRPERVTIAVCLLGCPVLAWVVGQFSARRAAQSPINVRRTGESKPPKKYGMLLLIPGLGVIGGYCLLSAMGRDPSGGSGSAILVPTAVLMTGAGLVFGLAPITSWLSQRLGAVSKSLPMSLAMRRTEVDPGSALRVVTGLVLLVFGASLTQGVLIELDQVSRRTTPVQEYSLPISELSAQQRTQMTLVRGVQAHGLIAESWVATVEEALPRVEAVVATCAQLAAFTAATQGCVDNKVLRIDNPTFLFDEDARTGSDFMFLLDSGRKLTVSVPQDSVTVRAYDPSEFAGPSLLIPPSFLPQGTQLAGARFVLVSPSDPDTVRSVLDGIGAVAPTASVEPVGIVIGSLAQLTVIRSLLVVGMVLGLVIGVSAFVVSVADRAMERRGQVTALALLGARAGTLRVVQVVQVLLPLVVGLGAAIVTGWLAESSYLITGGGEVHWDWEGLPLLFASALGVMLAAAVASVPMVRRHIDPEHIQRD, encoded by the coding sequence GTGAACGCGTTCATCCTTGGCATGCGCCTGCTGTGGCGCAGCGGGCGCAGGGCGCAGGTCCGGTTCCTCCTGATGGCGCTCGGATCCGCCCTTGGCGTTGCCTGCCTGGCCGCCGCACTCACCATTCCGACGATCATCGCTGCCAGCGATGCCCGGGTGACGCTCCGATCGGTGCAGTCCGCGAAGAACAACAATGCCGTTTACCAAGAATTCCTGGACCCCTATGGTTCACAGCCACTGCGACGGATCTTCATCGCTCGCACCGGCCCTGGGCCATTGCCGGTTCCTCCGGGAATCAAGGGACTCCCCCGCGCAGGCGAGGCGATCGTTTCGCCGAAGCTGGGCGAGATCCTGGCTGCCAACCCACGCGCTGCGGGCCTAGTACCCGGCCGTGTGACCGGCACGATCGCCCCGGCGGGGCTCGCAGGTCCCGACGAGCTGTACGCCTACATCGGCACCAGTCCGAATGGGCTGACCCAGGCGGCACCCCTCGGGCACTTCGGGACCAAGTACATGCAGCACGAGCTCATCGAACCATCGACTCTCGACATCCTGCGGTTCACTATCGGCTGCATCGTGCTGCTCCCTCTCGTCATCTTCCTCTCCGTCTGCGCGCGACTCTCCGGAGAGTCCCGTGCGCGCCGGCTTGCCGCGCTTCGGCTCATCGGCCTCAGCATGAAGGACACGTTGCGGGTCAATGCCGGAGAGAGCGTGGTTGCCGCCTTCGTCGGGGCAGCGGTTGGGCTCATCGGATATCTCGGGGTCAACGAAGTCATGGCGCGGGTCGGATTGCCCGGGTTGCACTGGTACCCGGCCGACGGGCGGCCCGAGCGGGTGACCATCGCCGTATGCCTGCTGGGATGTCCGGTCCTCGCGTGGGTCGTCGGCCAGTTCAGCGCGCGCCGGGCAGCCCAGTCACCCATCAACGTGCGCCGAACCGGAGAGAGCAAGCCTCCAAAGAAGTACGGGATGCTGCTGTTGATCCCTGGGCTCGGAGTCATCGGCGGATACTGCCTGCTCAGTGCAATGGGGCGGGATCCGTCAGGCGGGTCCGGCAGCGCAATTCTGGTTCCCACCGCTGTGCTGATGACTGGGGCAGGGCTCGTGTTCGGGCTGGCGCCGATCACATCGTGGCTCTCACAACGCCTGGGGGCAGTGTCGAAATCCTTGCCTATGTCCCTGGCCATGCGACGGACAGAAGTCGATCCGGGCAGCGCATTGCGGGTGGTCACCGGTCTCGTCCTGCTGGTGTTCGGTGCCTCACTCACACAAGGGGTGCTCATCGAATTGGACCAGGTCAGTCGGCGAACGACTCCGGTCCAGGAATACAGCCTTCCAATTTCGGAGTTGAGTGCGCAGCAGCGCACGCAGATGACCCTTGTGCGTGGAGTGCAGGCCCATGGCCTGATCGCCGAATCCTGGGTGGCCACCGTTGAGGAGGCTCTACCCAGGGTCGAAGCCGTCGTTGCAACGTGCGCTCAGTTGGCTGCCTTCACCGCGGCGACGCAGGGGTGCGTCGACAACAAGGTGCTGCGGATCGACAATCCGACCTTCCTCTTCGACGAAGACGCCCGCACCGGCAGCGACTTCATGTTCCTGCTCGACAGCGGGCGGAAGCTGACTGTCTCCGTCCCGCAGGACTCTGTGACCGTTCGAGCCTACGATCCCTCGGAGTTCGCCGGGCCAAGCCTCCTCATCCCCCCCTCCTTCCTCCCCCAAGGCACTCAGCTCGCAGGCGCTCGCTTCGTTCTCGTCAGTCCTTCCGACCCCGACACCGTCCGCTCCGTTCTCGACGGGATCGGGGCCGTTGCCCCGACCGCTTCCGTCGAGCCCGTGGGGATTGTGATCGGATCCCTCGCTCAGCTGACCGTGATTCGGAGTCTGCTGGTCGTCGGCATGGTGCTCGGGTTGGTGATCGGGGTGTCTGCGTTCGTCGTGTCTGTGGCCGATCGGGCCATGGAGCGGCGGGGGCAGGTGACTGCGCTGGCCTTGTTGGGGGCTCGGGCCGGGACCTTGCGGGTGGTGCAGGTGGTGCAGGTGTTGTTGCCGTTGGTGGTGGGGTTGGGGGCCGCCATCGTCACCGGGTGGCTTGCCGAGTCCAGTTATCTGATCACCGGGGGTGGTGAGGTGCACTGGGACTGGGAGGGATTGCCCCTGCTGTTCGCCTCCGCGCTGGGGGTCATGCTCGCCGCCGCGGTCGCCTCCGTGCCCATGGTCCGGCGTCACATCGATCCCGAGCACATTCAGCGCGATTAG
- a CDS encoding ABC transporter ATP-binding protein, with product MKDVILHAEGVDLFYGTQQAVTGADFTLKRGEVAAIMGSSGSGKSSLLYCLAGVLPPSNGTVTFDGERLSSLPDGELSALRRTRLGFVFQYGELLPELTVEENAALPLRLAGISKSHAHAMAGQVLGRLGMGDLLRRRTSKLSGGQSQRVAVARALVHRPDVVFADEPTGALDSANAAAVLDEFLQLARRQKTAVVIVTHDADVAAKADTQYTMSDGVLVQRVAV from the coding sequence TTGAAGGACGTCATCCTCCACGCCGAGGGCGTGGATCTCTTCTACGGCACGCAGCAGGCGGTCACCGGTGCCGATTTCACGCTCAAGCGCGGTGAAGTCGCCGCCATCATGGGCAGTAGTGGGTCAGGCAAGTCGTCCCTGCTGTACTGCCTCGCCGGGGTCCTGCCGCCCTCCAACGGCACGGTGACCTTCGACGGAGAACGGCTCTCATCTCTCCCTGACGGAGAGCTCAGTGCCCTGCGTCGCACGCGACTCGGGTTCGTCTTCCAGTACGGGGAACTGCTGCCGGAACTGACCGTCGAGGAGAACGCAGCCCTTCCCCTCCGGCTCGCCGGGATCAGTAAGTCCCATGCCCACGCCATGGCCGGCCAGGTGCTGGGACGGCTCGGAATGGGCGATCTCTTACGGCGCAGGACGTCGAAACTGTCGGGAGGCCAGAGTCAGCGCGTGGCAGTTGCGCGGGCCCTGGTCCACCGGCCGGACGTGGTGTTCGCCGATGAGCCGACCGGAGCGCTCGACAGCGCCAACGCAGCGGCTGTGTTGGACGAGTTCCTTCAGCTGGCGCGCCGGCAGAAGACCGCTGTTGTCATCGTTACCCACGATGCTGATGTCGCTGCGAAGGCCGATACCCAGTACACGATGTCGGACGGTGTGCTGGTCCAGCGGGTGGCCGTGTGA
- a CDS encoding DUF1269 domain-containing protein has translation MGHTCCRAPYGELLEAGALSGTFWGMLFGLLFFMPLLGAAVGAAAGALGGKMDDVGIDDDFIDSVKAKVTQDAVVERVREAFPGGHTELIHSNLDSEKESKLREVFAS, from the coding sequence CTGGGCCATACCTGTTGCCGAGCGCCGTACGGCGAGCTTCTGGAGGCTGGCGCCCTCTCCGGCACCTTCTGGGGCATGCTCTTCGGCCTCCTCTTCTTCATGCCGCTCCTCGGCGCGGCGGTCGGGGCGGCGGCCGGAGCACTGGGCGGGAAGATGGACGACGTGGGCATCGACGACGACTTCATCGACTCGGTCAAGGCGAAGGTGACGCAGGACGCCGTGGTCGAACGAGTACGGGAGGCCTTCCCGGGCGGCCACACGGAGCTGATCCACTCGAACCTGGACAGCGAGAAGGAGTCGAAGCTCCGCGAGGTCTTCGCTTCCTAA
- a CDS encoding DNA polymerase III subunit gamma and tau: MSSLALYRRYRPESFAEVIGQEHVTDPLQQALRNNRVNHAYLFSGPRGCGKTTSARILARCLNCEQGPTPTPCGECQSCRDLARNGPGSIDVIEIDAASHGGVDDARDLREKAFFGPASSRYKIYIIDEAHMVTSAGFNALLKVVEEPPEHLKFIFATTEPEKVIGTIRSRTHHYPFRLVPPGTLRDYLGEVCGREGIPVEDGVLPLVVRSGAGSVRDSMSVMDQLLAGAADDGVTYAMATSLLGYTDGSLLDSVVDAFAAGDGAAAFEVVDRVIEGGNDPRRFVADLLERLRDLVILAAVPDAAEKGLIDAPVDVIERMQAQASVFGAAELSRAADLVNTGLTEMRGATSPRLQLELICARVLLPAAFDDERSLQARLDRLERGAAAAPAPAPVFTPGPPASAMGYVPGPEAHTPMAPPPPAPAPAPVQQPAPAPVQEQPAPAASRPGAWPGAAAPGSGAPGAWPGASAPAAPAAPAPAPVQAQPAPQAPAPASGGGDTAQVRNLWPQILDAVKNRRRFTWILLSQNAQVAGFDGTTLQLGFLNAGARDNFASSGSEDVLKQALAEQFNVNWKIEAIIDPSGGSAPPPAATGFGGGSGGSGGSGGSGGGFGGSGGGFGGGGRPAAPAPAFQQAPPSAPVQAQSAPAPAFPQAQASAPAPAPAPAYTPPAPQPVAPEDDVPEEDDPDLVDSALSGHDLIVRELGATVVEEYTNE, from the coding sequence GTGTCGTCTCTCGCGCTGTACCGCCGCTATCGCCCCGAGTCCTTCGCCGAGGTCATCGGGCAGGAGCATGTCACCGACCCGTTGCAGCAGGCCCTGCGGAACAACCGGGTCAATCACGCGTACCTGTTCAGCGGGCCGCGGGGGTGCGGAAAGACGACCAGCGCGCGCATTCTCGCGCGGTGTCTGAACTGTGAGCAGGGGCCCACGCCCACCCCGTGCGGTGAGTGCCAGTCCTGCCGGGACCTCGCGCGGAACGGGCCGGGGTCGATCGACGTCATCGAGATCGACGCCGCCTCCCACGGTGGTGTGGACGACGCCCGTGACCTGCGGGAGAAGGCCTTCTTCGGGCCCGCCTCCAGCCGGTACAAGATCTACATCATCGACGAGGCCCACATGGTCACCTCGGCGGGCTTCAACGCCCTCCTGAAGGTGGTCGAGGAGCCGCCGGAGCACCTCAAGTTCATCTTCGCCACGACCGAGCCCGAGAAGGTCATCGGGACCATCCGGTCCCGGACCCATCACTATCCCTTCCGGCTCGTGCCGCCGGGGACGCTCAGGGACTATCTGGGCGAGGTGTGCGGGCGCGAGGGCATTCCTGTCGAGGACGGGGTGCTGCCCCTCGTCGTGCGCTCCGGCGCCGGTTCCGTGCGTGACTCGATGTCCGTCATGGACCAGCTGCTCGCCGGCGCCGCCGACGACGGTGTGACCTATGCCATGGCGACGTCTCTTCTCGGATATACGGACGGGTCCCTGCTCGACTCCGTCGTCGACGCCTTCGCGGCCGGGGACGGCGCCGCCGCGTTCGAGGTCGTCGACCGGGTCATCGAGGGCGGCAACGACCCTCGGCGGTTCGTCGCCGACCTCCTGGAGCGGCTGCGGGACCTCGTGATCCTCGCCGCCGTGCCCGACGCCGCCGAGAAGGGGCTCATCGACGCCCCCGTCGACGTCATCGAGCGCATGCAGGCGCAGGCGTCCGTGTTCGGCGCCGCCGAGCTCAGCCGTGCCGCCGACCTCGTGAACACCGGACTGACCGAGATGCGCGGCGCCACCTCGCCCCGGCTCCAGCTGGAGCTGATCTGCGCGCGCGTGCTGCTGCCCGCCGCCTTCGACGACGAGCGTTCCCTCCAGGCGCGGCTCGACCGGCTGGAGCGCGGGGCCGCCGCCGCGCCCGCACCCGCGCCCGTCTTCACGCCCGGACCCCCGGCGTCCGCCATGGGGTACGTGCCCGGGCCCGAGGCCCACACCCCGATGGCCCCGCCCCCGCCCGCCCCCGCGCCCGCCCCCGTGCAGCAGCCGGCCCCCGCGCCCGTGCAGGAGCAGCCGGCCCCCGCCGCCTCCCGGCCCGGTGCCTGGCCCGGTGCCGCCGCCCCCGGCAGCGGTGCGCCCGGCGCCTGGCCCGGCGCGTCCGCACCCGCGGCGCCCGCCGCCCCGGCCCCCGCGCCCGTACAGGCGCAGCCCGCGCCGCAGGCCCCCGCCCCGGCCTCCGGCGGCGGGGACACGGCCCAGGTGCGGAACCTGTGGCCGCAGATCCTCGACGCCGTGAAGAACCGGCGCCGCTTCACCTGGATCCTGCTCAGCCAGAACGCCCAGGTGGCCGGGTTCGACGGCACGACCCTCCAGCTCGGCTTCCTCAACGCCGGCGCCCGCGACAACTTCGCGAGCAGCGGCAGCGAGGACGTCCTCAAGCAGGCCCTCGCCGAGCAGTTCAACGTGAACTGGAAGATCGAGGCGATCATCGACCCCTCGGGCGGCTCCGCGCCCCCGCCCGCCGCCACCGGCTTCGGAGGCGGTTCCGGTGGGTCCGGCGGCTCCGGCGGCTCCGGCGGCGGTTTCGGCGGATCCGGAGGGGGCTTCGGCGGTGGCGGTCGGCCCGCCGCTCCCGCGCCCGCCTTCCAGCAGGCCCCGCCGTCCGCCCCCGTGCAGGCGCAGTCCGCCCCTGCCCCCGCCTTCCCGCAGGCCCAGGCGTCCGCCCCGGCGCCCGCTCCCGCGCCCGCGTACACGCCCCCCGCGCCGCAGCCGGTGGCGCCCGAGGACGACGTGCCGGAGGAGGACGATCCGGACCTCGTCGACTCCGCGCTCTCCGGGCACGACCTGATCGTGCGCGAGCTCGGAGCCACGGTTGTGGAGGAATACACGAACGAGTAG